GGCCTGTCACAAAAGGGCGCGACCGCATCGCCCTGGCCCTCATGGCCTTGTTCATGCCCTGTCTCTACTTCCTGTTCGAATCCTACGCCCTGACCTTCACCTCGGCCACTCAGGCCGGGCTTGTCTCCGCTTCCCTGCCGATCATGGTGGCCGTGGGCGCCAGCATCTTCTTCAAAGAACGAACCAGCCTTTGGGGCTGGCTCGGGCTGGCTCTGTCCATAGCCGGAGTCGCCGCCCTGACATTGACCGGATCGCCTTCGCCCAATGCGCTCAACCCTGCCCTGGGCAATATGCTCGAACTGTTGGCCATGGCCTGTGCCGCCGGATACATGCTTTTGGTCAAGCGGCTCTCGGCCAGTTACGGACCGTGGACCCTGACCGCGGTCCAAAACGCGGCTGGCTGTCTGTTCTTTCTCCCCGGGCTCTATATGCTTCTTCGCGACGGAATGGGGGAGAACCCGCTTGGTTTGCTCTTCGTGGCCGGGTATCTTGGGGCCTTTGTAACCCTTGGGGCCTTCGGAATGTACAACGTGGGCATGAGCCGTCTCCCCGCAGGCAAGGCCTCGGCCTTCATCAACCTCGTTCCCGCCGTTGCTGCCTTTTTCGGCTGGATGGTGCTGGGTGAGACCCTGACCTTCACCCAGATGCTCGCCTCGGGGATCATCTTCGCCGGGGTCGCTCTCGCTCAACGCGGCGAACACATCAGACGGGATATCCACGCACTCGCCGCATATTTCGGCCACGCATGGCAGAAGAAAGCAACGGTCCAGGTTCAAAAATAATCGGCAACCTTCGGATGCGGTTCCCGACGGTTCAGAGAGGCCGAGGCCCCATGAGCTCACGGCCTCTTGAACACCAATTCCCCAACTCCCGGCAGTTTCACCAGAAGGCCGCCGTCCTGGTTCCTGGTCTGAACCACCCCGCCGGTTCTGGTATGCAGGGAGACGCTACCCTCCCGGGCGGCCCAGAAGAATTCCACGGTCTCTCCCTCGTGAATCCAGATACCCCGGCCACCCTCCGATAGCTCCATCCGAATTACTTTTCCCGCCTCGTCTCGGGCCTCGTATTTTCCGATGAAGGGCTCGGAGCCTGGACCGCATGCCAGGATGGAACCCAGGATCACGATGGACAGCCAAATCCGGAAACTCATGTCTCCATCTCCTCCAGGGGTTGAAAGAGCAGCCGGTCAACCTGAAGCGACCGGTCGAACAAAAAAACGTGGACAATCATGGCCAGCCAAATCAGATCCCGAACAACGGTCTTCCAGCTGATGGGGTCCTCGATGGTCTTGAAGCACCCGCACCCGATGGGCGCGTCCCAATAGAGGTTGATGACGATAGCCACGGTGAACAGGACCATCAACGCCCCGAGGATGGAGGCCGAGGCCTTTGTTCGGAAACCGACCACCAGCATCAACCCGCAGATCAGTTCCAGCCAGGGCATGGTCACGGCCATGAAGTTGACCAGGGCGTATGGAGCCAGCTGATAGCTTGCAATGGTCCCGGCGAACTCGCCGACATAGTTGATCTTGTACATGGAGGCGTGGATGAACAGCCCGCCGATATAGAGGCGAAAGGCCAGGGCCAGCCAGGGGTGGGTGGTCAGACGGCGGATCAATGGGCCGATGGTCATGGTTTCCTCTTCAATCTGGACTCCACAGGGCCGTCAATGACGGCCACATTGTCGTGTCCCATGGCCTTGAGCTTCAGGGCCACCTCGGTATCGTAGTGACTGGAGAGAGTCCGTCCGTAGACCAAGAACCGGGTTCTGGCCGGTAGCGGGGCCAGCCGCATGGTGTAGATAAAGTCGAACAGGGGCAATGGCACGTGCAGGGACCCGGGCAGGGACCCGGCCAGAAGCAGCTCCTGGGGCCTGGCGTCGACGATAACCGCCGAACCGTTGGTTGCCTCGGCCAGGGCCTGATCCACATCCACGGTTTCGGGAGACGGCGCGAGCAGGGCCGGGGGAATCAGGGGGATACCACTCGGGTTGGCGTAATTGAAGAGTACAGCCAAGACCACCGAAGAGATGGTGATGAACAGGACATCATGCAGGGAAACTCGGTCCAGCCGCCGATGCCCTCCCCGTACTGCAGCCAGAATTGCCTCCTTGGCCCGCTGCAGAAGAGCGATTTCCTGCCGGGCCGAGGTCAGCTGATCCAGAGTCCGCTGCAGTTCGAGATTCCTCTGCGTGAGCCCCTCGTTAAGTCGGGCGATGGTCTTGAATCGCAGGGCGTTGTCCAGGCTGACCATGAACATACTGGACAGGCTGACACACAGGCTCTGTTCCTCCGGCGAGTATTCGCCCCCCCCGATCTTGGCCCCCATGACCAGAACGCCGCGCCGACGCTGGTCAAGGGCAAAGGCCAGCGCCTGTCCGGGACGCCCGGGGAGACGCTCGACGGCCTCGAGGTCCGTGGCCCAACGGGACTCCATGTTCTGGGGGATGCGGTCCTTGAGGGAGACGAACACCCCCAGCAAAGCAGATCGGATTTCCGGAGTTTGCCAGTCGACCTCCCGGCCCATGCCCCGGTCTCTGACCAGGGTTTCCCCCCGTTCGTCGTCCAGAAACGCCACATAGCCCCCACTCCCGCCAACTGCCCCCAGGGCCGTGAGCAGAAAACTCAAAAGAACCTCTTCCGGTTCCCCGAGGCCCGACATCTCGAACGATGCATCGTACAAGGCCCGCAGACGAAAGGCCTGGACATCCGTTTCGGCGTGAGCCTGTCTGGCCTCGTCCAAGGCCCGCTCCAAATCGTGATTTCGTCGCTGAAGTTCCTCGTTGAGGATCAGTGCCCGGCCTGTGGCCCCGGCATTGCGCAGGGTGGTCAACAGATTGGAGATAAGCCCGCCAAGGAGTTCCTTCTCATCCGGACCGAAGCCTTCTCCGGACAAGCGGGGGCCGAACCCGACCAGGACATGGATCTCA
The window above is part of the Deltaproteobacteria bacterium genome. Proteins encoded here:
- a CDS encoding DMT family transporter, giving the protein MEIDTSSPKMIPVLAVLGAVLLWGSAFAAMKHLVETLNPWAVMWLRTGIATLVLTPFTARLAGPVTKGRDRIALALMALFMPCLYFLFESYALTFTSATQAGLVSASLPIMVAVGASIFFKERTSLWGWLGLALSIAGVAALTLTGSPSPNALNPALGNMLELLAMACAAGYMLLVKRLSASYGPWTLTAVQNAAGCLFFLPGLYMLLRDGMGENPLGLLFVAGYLGAFVTLGAFGMYNVGMSRLPAGKASAFINLVPAVAAFFGWMVLGETLTFTQMLASGIIFAGVALAQRGEHIRRDIHALAAYFGHAWQKKATVQVQK
- a CDS encoding DoxX family membrane protein, translating into MTIGPLIRRLTTHPWLALAFRLYIGGLFIHASMYKINYVGEFAGTIASYQLAPYALVNFMAVTMPWLELICGLMLVVGFRTKASASILGALMVLFTVAIVINLYWDAPIGCGCFKTIEDPISWKTVVRDLIWLAMIVHVFLFDRSLQVDRLLFQPLEEMET
- a CDS encoding rhodanese-like domain-containing protein; this encodes MDMGRDPDRTVFHLKTLYEVVRELARIRDTREALRIFLPMAMGPLGIVSGFAVLRQGKSGELFTLARGLDSEIEARLSAGAKALLIKFFPPGFKSLGAEVATLTGRHLGRNEMLPDNIQALFALPVDDEIHVLVGFGPRLSGEGFGPDEKELLGGLISNLLTTLRNAGATGRALILNEELQRRNHDLERALDEARQAHAETDVQAFRLRALYDASFEMSGLGEPEEVLLSFLLTALGAVGGSGGYVAFLDDERGETLVRDRGMGREVDWQTPEIRSALLGVFVSLKDRIPQNMESRWATDLEAVERLPGRPGQALAFALDQRRRGVLVMGAKIGGGEYSPEEQSLCVSLSSMFMVSLDNALRFKTIARLNEGLTQRNLELQRTLDQLTSARQEIALLQRAKEAILAAVRGGHRRLDRVSLHDVLFITISSVVLAVLFNYANPSGIPLIPPALLAPSPETVDVDQALAEATNGSAVIVDARPQELLLAGSLPGSLHVPLPLFDFIYTMRLAPLPARTRFLVYGRTLSSHYDTEVALKLKAMGHDNVAVIDGPVESRLKRKP